One Turneriella parva DSM 21527 genomic region harbors:
- a CDS encoding nucleotidyltransferase domain-containing protein, protein MSTIVFPTFKDPLNGLSLEDFTSKLREMLTDRVHSAWLYGSVARGEARPDSDVDLFIVTDTDLPFHERGALFDDLRDFNANIEPLVYTPAEWLHLTSDPTVGFWQSAVREMVKLL, encoded by the coding sequence ATGAGTACGATTGTTTTTCCCACATTCAAAGACCCGCTCAATGGTCTTTCGCTCGAAGATTTCACGTCCAAGCTAAGGGAAATGCTCACCGACCGTGTGCATAGCGCCTGGCTGTACGGCTCGGTCGCAAGGGGCGAAGCACGACCCGATAGTGATGTAGATCTGTTTATCGTTACCGATACCGATCTGCCGTTTCACGAACGCGGCGCACTGTTTGACGATCTACGCGATTTTAACGCCAACATCGAGCCACTGGTCTACACGCCTGCAGAATGGCTGCACCTGACATCCGACCCTACTGTTGGTTTTTGGCAGAGTGCGGTGCGTGAAATGGTGAAGCTGCTTTGA
- a CDS encoding DUF2269 family protein, producing MKKFKIAFAVELAIIGALTTLLFVGVSLPEVFPRAVHRFLHILGAIIFLGNIVVSALWFSVAVASRKNDWFAFAARLMNITDLAFTGPGLILLLWNATVLVGAYGHPLAVEWLKWALIYFAATGALWMGVLIPLQFRFMKQADAGIMPWNDAREQKLLGLYNAAGGAAVLLVVLSLVKMVLK from the coding sequence ATGAAAAAGTTCAAAATCGCATTCGCGGTTGAGCTCGCGATCATCGGCGCGCTCACGACCTTGCTTTTTGTGGGTGTGTCGCTGCCAGAGGTCTTTCCACGTGCGGTGCACCGGTTTCTGCACATTCTGGGAGCGATCATCTTTCTCGGGAATATTGTCGTGAGTGCGCTCTGGTTCTCTGTCGCAGTGGCCTCGCGCAAGAACGATTGGTTCGCTTTCGCTGCAAGACTCATGAATATCACCGACCTCGCCTTTACGGGGCCTGGTCTGATTCTTCTACTCTGGAACGCCACCGTGCTCGTGGGTGCTTACGGTCATCCGCTTGCGGTTGAGTGGCTCAAATGGGCACTGATCTATTTCGCGGCGACGGGCGCTCTTTGGATGGGCGTGCTGATACCCCTGCAATTTCGCTTCATGAAGCAGGCAGATGCAGGTATCATGCCGTGGAATGATGCGCGGGAGCAGAAATTGCTCGGTCTCTACAATGCAGCGGGCGGCGCGGCAGTGTTGCTGGTGGTATTGAGTCTGGTGAAGATGGTGTTGAAGTAG
- a CDS encoding NADase-type glycan-binding domain-containing protein — protein sequence MTLYRNFSLKLRYAMIPVILVLTMYPSEPPAPCSGQANPYLLQNIRSADFSLLRYNSEDVWGKTGAKEGAWESWATSTLTAEGKPPKIVADGPDALESQGKNYTWSCMFSAGSLIDKRTDTGWSEAVEGDGVGQAVLFPIKYIPRGKRKTATLKIFNGYGKSQRIWKNNNRVKDLVLHIASAQAGGIETWTSYSQIKSHCKVPLQLKDQFGYQKITVPLEGCNWNVQISKEDREMGIEIKEALVIGIEIVSVYPGDKYKDTLISEADFY from the coding sequence ATGACGCTTTACCGAAACTTCTCTCTCAAACTGCGCTACGCAATGATACCAGTGATACTGGTTCTGACCATGTATCCATCGGAGCCGCCCGCCCCATGTTCAGGGCAGGCAAATCCTTACTTGCTGCAAAATATCAGGAGTGCTGATTTCAGCTTGTTGCGGTACAATAGTGAAGACGTCTGGGGTAAAACCGGCGCCAAAGAAGGCGCGTGGGAATCGTGGGCAACCTCGACGCTCACTGCCGAAGGCAAGCCGCCGAAAATTGTCGCCGATGGCCCCGATGCCCTTGAGTCGCAAGGTAAAAACTACACCTGGAGCTGTATGTTCTCTGCCGGTTCTTTGATTGATAAGAGGACAGATACCGGGTGGTCTGAAGCCGTCGAGGGTGATGGCGTCGGGCAGGCAGTGCTTTTTCCAATAAAATATATTCCGCGCGGCAAGCGTAAGACGGCGACGCTGAAGATCTTTAACGGTTACGGCAAGTCGCAGCGCATTTGGAAGAACAATAATCGCGTGAAAGACCTGGTGCTGCATATCGCGAGTGCGCAGGCGGGAGGCATTGAAACCTGGACGTCCTATTCCCAGATTAAATCGCACTGCAAAGTTCCGTTGCAACTAAAGGACCAGTTTGGTTATCAGAAGATTACCGTTCCGCTCGAAGGTTGCAATTGGAATGTCCAGATATCAAAAGAAGACAGAGAAATGGGCATCGAGATCAAAGAGGCTCTGGTGATCGGTATTGAAATCGTTTCGGTTTATCCCGGCGATAAGTATAAAGATACGCTAATTTCTGAGGCGGATTTCTACTGA
- a CDS encoding HEPN domain-containing protein, translating into MASRAADWLRQAEDDAAWLADSIEDGHFSQACYIAQQVAEKALKSLAFSRGASEIKGHSVTKIAQALAINAEIERAGKILDRYYISGRYPDAFPEGIPSDFLDREAALSAQSEALLVLNKVKLLLGQSQ; encoded by the coding sequence ATGGCTTCACGTGCCGCTGACTGGCTGAGGCAGGCCGAAGATGACGCGGCATGGCTCGCCGATTCGATCGAAGACGGTCATTTTTCTCAAGCTTGCTACATCGCTCAACAGGTTGCTGAGAAGGCACTGAAGAGCCTGGCGTTTTCACGGGGCGCCTCAGAAATCAAGGGCCACTCCGTAACGAAAATCGCGCAGGCACTTGCGATCAATGCTGAGATCGAACGCGCGGGCAAGATTCTAGATCGTTACTATATCTCCGGGCGTTATCCGGACGCTTTTCCCGAGGGTATTCCCAGCGACTTTCTCGATCGCGAAGCGGCATTATCGGCGCAGAGCGAGGCTTTGTTAGTTCTGAACAAAGTTAAGCTGCTGCTGGGGCAGTCTCAATGA